The nucleotide window GTGCCTGTCCCCCAGCCGCAGACCCTGCGCGACGGCACCCGCCTGACCAGCCTGAACGGCAAGCCCACGGCCATTGTTACCCGCCTGAAGGGCGGCTACGAGCCCGAGCCCGGTCCGGCCCACTGCGCGCTGGCGGGCGCCACCCTGGCGCAAGCCCATCTGGCCGCCCAGGATTTCTCCTTGCAGCAGCCGAATTTGCGCGGGCTGCCCTGGTGGCAGGCCACCGCGCCGAAACTATTGCCTTTTCTCGACGAGGCCCAAGCCACACTGCTGGACAGCAGCTTGCAAGAACAAAACGATTTTGCGGCGGATGGCCGATTGGCCGCGCTGCCTGCCGGCCCGGCCCACTGCGACCTGTTTCGGGACAATGTCCTGTTTGACGGCACCTTTGATTCTCCCCGCATGGGCGGCTTCATCGATTTTTACTTCGCTGGCTGCGATACCTGGCTATTTGATGTGGCCGTCAGCGTGAACGATTGGTGCATCCAGCGACAGACCGGGGCGTTTACGCGCCAGCGTCTGCAAGCCTGGCTGCAGGCCTATCACGATGTGCGTCCTTTTACCCCCGCCGAACAGGCCGCCTGGCCCATCGTGCTGCGCGCCGCCGCCTTGCGCTTCTGGATTTCCAGGCTATATGATTTTCACTTGCCGCGCCCGGCCCAGACCCTCAAGCCCCATGATCCGCGCCATTTCGAACGCATCCTGCGGCTGCGCAGCACACAGACTGCACCCGCATTGCCACAGGCCAAGGCATGAACCCCGTTAATCTGCAAGCAGCCGTCCTGCCGACAGGCGCCGGCTGGGGCTGGATTATCCAGGGCTATGCCCTGTGCCGTCGCCAGCCCTCGGCCATGTTGTTCTGGAGCGTCGCCACCAGCTTTCTGATCAATCTTGGGGCCATTGTGCCGATTCTGGGCCAGGCCATCCTGGTTATTTTGACTCCATTATTGACCTTTCTGACCCTATGCGCAGGCCGCCACCTGAGTCAGGGACAAAGAATGCTGCCGGGCATGTGGCTGGCCCCCGCCCAGACCCCAGGGACCACCCGCACCCTGCTGCGCCTGGGGTTCGTTTATTTCGGCTGTTCGGTGCTGACGGCCTTTGCCGCTGTGCTGCCATTCATGACGCAATTGCTGGCGGCCATGGGCACCCAGGATCAGCCCGACTACACGATATTCGCCCAGGCCATGACAGGCCCGTTGATCCTGTTCGGCATCTTTTACGTCATTTTATCGGCCCTATTCTGGCACGCCCCTGCCTTGATGGGCTGGCACCGCCTGCCATTGCGTCGCGCCTTGTTTTATTCCATGGTGGCGTGCTGGCGCAATAAATGGGCCATCCTGCTCTACGTCTGCACCTGGGCCGCCGTGTTTTATGGCCTGCACTTATTGCTGACGGCCCTGGCAGGCACCGGCCTGCCCACCACGATACTGGTCTGGGGGTCCTTGTTGCTGGATATTGTCGTGACTGCGCTGCTGTACAGCACTTTTTACCCGATTTACGCCACCATTTTCAGAGACGCCCAGGCCGACTGAACCCGAACCTGCCAGCCAGACTGGCGACAATACCCAGGGGGCAGTTCGATCACAGCATCAGCCCCCCGGCAGGCTGCCAGGCGATTGGGTGCCAACTGGTGCACCACCCGCAACAACACCCCCTGGCGGCTGATGAACACCACATCCAGAGGCTGCGCCAGCCATCCCGCATGCACCATCTGGCACCCGGAGAACACCAAGCCCCTGGGCTGGTCGCCCCAAGACTGCCAGGCATGCAAGCCCAGCAGGCGCTGCCTGAAACCCAGCGCCTGGTACAAGCGCAGCACATGCGGCTGAGCACACCAGAGCGGGCTATCCCGAGGCCCGCCTCCCGGCAGTTGAAGACGACACGGCCATCGCATCGTCAAAGCCCCGCATGCATGAGCTTGACCGCCACCGGGAACCCGATGACCAGAAACGTGCAGGGAAAAATACACAGCACCATGGGAAACAGCATTTTCACGGGTGCCTGCAACGCCAAGGTTTCCGCCCGCAAGAAACGCTCGCTGCGCTGGCGCTCGGCCTGTGCGCGCAGCACCGGACCCAGGCTCATGCCCAGGTGATCGGCCTGAGCCAGGGATAACACCAGGCTATGCACACCCGGTAAATCCGTCCAATTGGCCCACTGGGCCAGCCAGTCGGCACGTCCCATCCCTGTGCGTTCCAGCGCAAAGGCATCGCGCAGGCTTTGGCGCAAAGGACCATCAGGGGCATGCCGGGCGACCTGATGCAAGGCCGCCTGCAGGCTAAGCCCTGCCTCGACGCACAGCGTCATGAGATCCAGCATAAAAGGCAGCTCGCGCAGCATGCGTCGGCGGCGAATCAGGGCACGATGGCGCAGACGCGCATTGGGCCAAAGAAACGCAAGCAAAGCAGTCGATACCATCAAGAGCGGAATAAAGCGCCAGGAAAGATCGGCCAACAGGGCGGCAAATGCCGCAAACACCAAACCCAACGCCGCCAACAGCAAACGCGCTGCCAGCCAGTGTTCAGCCTGCCAGGCATCGGACAATCCAGCCCGTGGCCCCCAGCGCTGCAAATGACGCCGCATGCCCCAACTGACCCAGGGCGCGCACCAAGGTGCCAGTGCTTGCACCCAAGGCCACCAAAGCGGTGCGCGCACGCCAGCAGGACGCGCAATACTGGCCCACGGCCCGCCCAATACCCACAGGCCCAGCCCCACCGCCACCACAGCCAGAATCAACCCCGTCCAGAACCAGCTCATCTCACCCCCATGGGTTCACACGTCAATCGCCACCAGCCGCCGAATCCAAAAAATACCCACGCATTCCAAAGCGACAATCAGCAGCAGAACCAACCAGCCATACCAGGTCTGCCACATCAGCGCCATGGCCTCGGGCTCCAGTTGGCTGAGGACCAGCATCAGGCATACCGGCAAGCCCGCCATGACTTGGCTTTGCATCCGGCCCTGCGCCGTCAGCGCCTGGACCCTGCCCAGCCAATGCTGTCTGGTCCGCAGCGTGTAGGCAATGCGCTCCAGGGTTTCCGCCAAGCCACCACCTGTTTGCGCGGCCACCCCCAGTGCCGACACCACCAGATCGCAGGACTCGGTTGGCATGCGCGTGCGCAATTGTTGCAAGGCATCCTGAAACCCCAGGCCCAGGCGCTGCTCGCGCAGCATCAGGGAGAATTCCTGCGACAAGGGGGGCTGTGATTGAGAGACGATGTGCTGCAACGCCGACTGCATGCTGGAACCGGCCCGCAAGGCACCGGCCAAGGCCTGCATGAGTTCGGGCAGTTGCGCATCAAAGGCCCATGCGCGCCGCCGTCGCATCTGCCGCAACACCAGCGACGGCGCCCACATCAGGCTCAGCAAGACCGGCAGCGCAACCCACCAATGCCCCACCAGCCACACCATCAATACCAAGGCCAGCCCGCCCGCCAGCCACCAGGCAGGGCGCAGCTGGGCCACGTCCAGAAATAAAAAACTGGCGTCAAACGCCTGGCGCGTGTCTTCCTGCAGACGATCCTGATAAGCCTGCCAAGAACGCCAGACCCGCCCCAGCAGCAACCAGGCCCCGATGGCCCACGACAAGCCAATCAAGGTAATCAGCACACTAGCCAGCATGGGATCCTTCTCCGTCCGCCAAAGCCGCATGCCCCTGACGCACGCTGCGCTGGCTGAACAGCTGCAGATCCAGCGCCGCATCCCCCACAAAACCTTCGGGCATCAAACCGCAGCCCGTAAAGACGGCCGGTGGACCGGCCTGCCCCGCAAACAGCGCTTGCAACTGGATGCGCCCGCCCTCTATGCCGGTGACTTGCACAATGGCACTGATCAGTCGACGGCCATCCGCCGCACGCACCAGTTGCACAATGATTTCAATGCTGGCTGCGATGTGCTCGCGCACGGCTGCCAGCGGCAAGTCCATGCCTGCCATCAAGATCATGGTTTCCAGCCGCCCCAGCGCATCCCTGGGATTATTGGCATGCAAGGTCGTCAAGGAGCCCTCGTGCCCGGTATTCATGGCGGCCAACATATCAAAGGCCTCGCCCCCCCGGCATTCGCCCACCACAATGCGATCCGGGCGCATCCGCAAGGCATTGCGCACCAGATCCCGGATCTGCACCTGGCCACGACCTTCAAGATTGGCCGGCCGCGCCTCCAGGCTGACCAGATGGCTGTGGTTCAGACGCAATTCGGCAGCATCTTCGATGGTGATGATGCGCTCTCCGGCAGGAATGGCATTGGACAGGATATTCAGCAAGCTGGTCTTGCCCGAGCCTGTTCCGCCAGACACCAGCAAGTTCTTGCGATGCCGCACGCAATGCGCCAGAAAGTTCGCCATGGCGTCGTCCAGCGCCCCGACCGCCAACAGATCCGGCATCGTCAGCCGCCGTTGGGGAAACTTGCGGATCGTCAGGCTGGCCCCCCGCAGGGCAATCGGCGAAATCACAGCATTGACGCGTGACCCATCGCGCAACCTGGCATCCACCATGGGTGCACTATCGTCAATCCGGCGCCCCAGCGGCGCGACTATGCGCTCCAACACCCCCAGGACAGCCTGTTCGCTGCTGAAACTGGCCTGATCCCGCACCAGGCAACCTGCTCGTTCGACGAAAATTTCGTCATGGCGATTGACCATGATTTCCGTGATGCCTGGGTCCGCCAGCAACGGCTCCAACGGACCCAGACCCACCGCCTCGTTGACTAGTTCGCGCACGATCAAATCGCGATCCAAACTCAGCGGCAAGTCGGGTTCGATGTCGAGCTGCTGCAGCAGTATCCGGGTGGCCTCGGCCCGCAATGCCTCATCGCTCATGCCGGCGATATCCCGGCGGCGCAGTTGCAGGGCCTGGATCAGGTGCTCGTGCAGGCTGCGACGCAGGCTGCCCCAGGCCTGGGGCAATACCAGGCCTGCGGCCTCTGGCCCATCCGCCAAGACAGGCGCTGCGCAGCCGCCTTCCTGTGGCAGGCTCTGCAGCGCCACAGCATCAGCGTCAACCCAATCAGGCCCGCAGGCATCTCGCTGCAGCGCAGGCGCCAAACCCTGCGCCGGGCCAGGCTGCAGCACGCTGGCTCTGATCAGGCAAGGCCCGATCACCAGCTCGTCGGTGGGCAGCAAAGGACCATAGGAAGCCACCCGTTTGCCATTGATCGTGGTGCCGAACAAAGATCCTTCGTCCTCCAGCCAAAGATCGCCTTCCCGGAGCAACAAGCGGGCATGATGTCGCGCTACCCGCCAGGCCTTCAGAATCAGGCCGCAATCAGTCTCCCGACCAATCAGCAAGGGCAAAGCACGCTGTTGGCGCTGACGTCGGCCATCCTCGTAGTGCAGGTCCAATTCAATGTCGGCCATGATCTACACCCTTTTCGGCTGTTTGAGGCACAGGCAGCACCACCCCGGTCGCTGCGGATGATGGCAACTCGCCTGTCCAGGCGGACGTGGCCTGATTCCACTGAGAACCGGGACCGTCCGCCCGCGGGTTCCAGCCGCCACGCGCGATGGGCTGCTGCCGTATTGCCGGGCCAATCGGATTCATCAGCTCTGCAGGGCGCGGAAAGGCCTGCGTCAAGATGGCCTCCGTGCGGCCAACCCGGGTACGGATGTCCGGATGGTTTGCAGTGACCAGTTGCGGCGTCACCAGCACGGCCAATTCGGTTTCGTTGCGTTGGAATCGAGTAGAACGGAATAAGGCCCCCAGTACCGGCAAGGCCCCCAGGCCGGGCACCAGATCTACATTGTCCGCCGTGTCGCGCGACAAAAAACCGGCCAAAACCAGGGTCTGCCCAGAGCGCACATTGAATTCGGTCGCCGTGCGCCGGGTCTTCAACGAGGGCCCGCCGGGCACGGACAAAGCCGTATCAATGGAACTGACCTCGACCTCGATGCGTGAGCGCACCGCCCCGCTGCGCTCGACCGAAGGGGTGATGCGCAAAGAGACCCCGTAGGGCTTGAATGCCGTCTGGGTATTGCCATTGCGATCGACTGTGCTGTAGGGCACTTCTCCCCCCGCCAGGAATTCGGCGGTGGCGCCGCTACGGGCCAGCAACTGCGGCTGGGCCAGCACGACGGCGCGACCTTCCTGGGCCAGGAGGTTGATCTTGGCGGACAACAAGGCATTGACCCCAAAATATCCTGCTGCCTGTGCTGCCGGAAAAGCCAGCGGCAGCACAGATTCGCCGGGTCGATCGGCAAAGCGGCGCGACCCGCCATCCCAGCCCAATCCTGTCTGCAGCCCGCCATCGGGCTGGGTCCCCCAGCGCAAACCCAGCTCTCGCACCAGGCTTTTGGGCACTTCGACAACCTGAACATCCAGCAATACCATCTGGTCCCAGCCCACCGAGCCGGTGAAATCCAGTAGCTGGGGATAGCGCCGCCCCAGTTCGCTTAAGCGTTGGCGATCCGCATCGGAGAGTTCGTCGCCTTCAATCAGCAGTTTATCGCCCAAGGTCGTGATTTTCGCCCCCGGTATGCGTTCGATGACCGAACGCAATTCATCCTGCAGCTGCCGGTTGCCCTCGGGGGCGACCTCTACCGCATAGCGCAGCACCTGGCCGTCCGCCGTCCAGGCATGCAAAGTGGTAAAGCCGGGCTTGCGGGCAAATAAAATGACCTCGCGATCGTCGGTGCTGACGGCATTGATCAGCTTGCCATCCCCGACTGCGACGCGGGCCACCCCGGGAATCCCCAGTACCCGGACCTCGCCCACCTGCAGGGCAATCAAGGTCGCGGCGCTGGTTTCAGCCTTGGCGGATAGCGTTTGCAGGCCGATCAGCAACAGCACCAAAACCAGGCGCAAACCATGACAAAATAGTCTTTGAGGTCCACTATTCATGGTGTTCATCCTCTTGGTCGATTACTTCGTCTCCCATGGCTGTGATCATGTTTTCTGCAGAGGGCGATGCCAGCATGCCTGCCATCGCTGTCTGCGCATCCGCCGCCAACCAGGGGAGTGAGGCTTGCCCTGCAGCCATGGACTGAGCCCAGGCGGAACTGAGAAACTGTTCGATGGGCAGATTAAAAAGCCCATTGCCCGGCGACATGGCGGGTTTTTGGGCCAAGGCCCAGGCAGGCATGCCACGGGCGCCGGCCTCGCCGTACAGAATCACAGCCTTGCGGGCAGGTTTCGGGGCTGGGGCGCTAAGCCCCAACAAAGCAGCCAAATCCCCACGCGATGCCCGGCGATCGGCCTGAGCGTCTTCCGGGTGACGCATGATGGCCGTCAAAGTCCCAGCCTGGCGCGCCGCCACCAGCTTGACGACATCCTCCGGGGCTGCATCCAGTGTGACCGTCGAATAGGACTGGCCCTCGTCGCCCACGCCAGCCAGGCGGGTTTCACGGCCCGTCGCCAACACCAGTACGCCTTGCAACAACGGCGCAGTCAGTCGCTTGCGCTGATAATCAAAGGACACATACAGGTCAATCAAATCCCCTGGCTGCAACAGGCCGGATAAGGAATTGACCTGATCAACCGGCAAAGTAATGGCCCGGCGTCCAGGCGCCAACTGAGCCGAAAAGCTGGCCTGGGGCTGACGCACATGGGCCCGGACAAAAGCGTCTCCTGCGCGCAGGTCTGTGGTCAATAAGCGGCCTTCGAGTTCGGCATAGCGCGCCGCCGACAAAGTATCCTGTCCCACCCATTGGGCCGGAAAGCGGCGCACGGCCAGATGCTCGGAGAGCAGATGCGTGCCCATCGGCAGATCCCGGGCCGCCACGATGCGCTCCACCATCGGCAAGCGCGCTTGATCCTCGGCTTGGCGCACGCGTTCGCGCACATGCAGCGCCAAGAAAACAGCCGCCAATAGACCAGTGCTCAAAGCCAGAGCGCCCAAAATCAGTGGGCGAGGAATCCGAAACAAGGTGATTTTCATGGGATTTCCTTAGGGCGATGCCAGAAAGTCAAGGTGGTGGAAGCAGACTTGGCCAGCAACTGGACGGTCAAGCCGCCTGTTCCTGGGTGGCGCCATTCGGAGGTCAGCGCCTGTCCCGGCTGAGGATGCTGCGGCTGCCAACCCGCCGCAGACAGAGATCGCCGCACCTGTGCAGCCACCTGAACCAGACTGCCGACACAATCAAAGCTGCTGAAGGATTCAGCCTCACGGTCGTCGCCACCCATGAGATGCAAAATCCGACGAGCACCGGGAGGCGCCAGCCGGGCAGGATTGAAAAGATTGATGGAAACAGGCATGGGTGACAGACGTGAAACCATGCCGACCGCGCCCTGACGAGCGGCACGCAACTGCACCAGCCAATGGTCTTTCTGGTCCATCCCGGACAAGAACAAGGCTCCGGGTGAAAACTGCAGGCGCGTCAAGCGCGTACCCGCTGCAGCACTGAGCTGGGCGGCCGCCCGATCCAGCGACAGGGATACGCTGAACTGGCGCATGAATATCTGGGTTTGCGGCAAATGGAACTGCTGTATGCCCCCCCAGCGCCAGTCAGCCAATGTCGCATCGGCAGCCGGGTCCCAGCGGATTGGCGTCGGCATGGCCTGCCCGGCACACGCCAGGCCCAGCAAAACGCAAGCAATCTGTTTTTTCATGGCGTGGTCCTGGCGCTAAGGTGATGCTCGGGCACATCCCCGGCCCAAGGCTGTAACCAATCCCAATCCGGGCGTGCGCGCCCCCATGCGGCATCGACTCCCTGCAAGCGCAGGTCCAGCACCTGCCCCTCACGAATCGATGCCTGGGCCCAACGGCCCCAGGCATGGGGGCTGCCCGCCAGCACAGACTGCACAGCGACGTCATCAGAAGCCGCGCCAGAGCCGCGCATAATGGCTGTCTGACGCTGCCAGGACAGTGCCTGCCGATCAAAATCCTGCAAACGCGTGGCTGCCTGTTCTTGGCCGCTGGTCCGCACAACGGCACCCGCACGCCAGACGGCGGCGTCACCCAACTGCAGTTCAGCCCGCAGCGCCCCGGTATCCGGGACGACATCGCCCGGCTCTCGCAATGGCACGACTGCGGTGGCCTGCAGCCCCACCTGCGCCGCCTCTGCCAGAAAGCTCTGCCCCCGTCTGGTCTGCCAGCGTTGACCGGGGGCCGACAGTTCAAGCGCGGTATCAGCCGCCAGGGCCTCAGCGGACACGCCCTGATGCGCAAAAGCAAAGGCCGCCCGCCGGCTGGCATGCAGCAACTGCAGGTCAATATCCTGCAGCCTGCCCAACCAGACTACGGCCAGCCATAGGCTTGCGAGTACACCCGTCACGACCAGGGCTTCAGCCAGCGCCTGGCCAGTCTGCATCCGTCTGCAATCGTCCATATCAGTCTCCGGGCAATGACATCAAAGGCGCAGCCAGACGCGCATGCCAGTAAGGATGAAAAAGATTGGGGGCCTCGTCCAGGCCGTCGCGACGGCGCTGTGGGCGCGAAAACAGGCTCTCGGCCGCGCTGCGGGAGCGGACTGCCATGCCTGCCTCATCAGGCAAGTCCAGCTCCAGCACAAACCCTGTGGCGGCCTGCGGGCCTTTGCCTGGTTTTATATCGAGATAATCCGGCAGGCCTCGGGAGGGCCACCGCTGTTGCTGCGCCAAGGCATAAGAATTGGCCAAAGGATTATCCGCACGCCCCAGTAAATCCCACGAAGTCGCCGACTGCACCCAGCGCCAGAAATCTTGTTCGGAAAAATTCTCTGGCGGATCACTGACGTGATCCCCCGCCATGACCTGCCCGTCTTGAGAAGGCAGCCAGGCCCAACCCATGACATATTCGCGGTAGTAACACCCTACCCACTTATTGGAGCGCAAGGCGTGGAAGGACTGCGTGTCGCCTGATTGCCAGCGCCCCTGGCTGTCCATGCTCGTGCCCCCTCTGCGCCTTAATTCGTGGCGCAAATGAGGGCACTGCGGAAACACCACCCAGGGGTTCTGAACCGTATCGTCACGGGGGTCCAGGAAGCGATACAGCCCAGCCAGATCGCGCACCAGGGAAAACAAGGCGGTATCGGCTGGTCGTACCTGCAGGAGATCGGGCCAGGCGTCCTCGGTCAGCGTCGGCTGCAAGGCATGCGCCGGACGTTCCGGGTAATGGGCTTCCAGGACGGCCCTGATTGCCGCCATGCGCGCTGCAGGCAGGTCACGCATCAGCGTGCGCGATAAACCCCGGGCATAGTCATGCACAAAAGATTCGTGGGCAGCATAGGCTTGGCCCACCGGACTATGGATCCCGGCCTGAAGGTTCAGCCCCGTCGCGGCGGCGGCCGACAGATAGGCCTGACCGTGGGCAGGCCCAAACAGCATGCCGACCAAGTAGGCCGGCGGATTGCCCTGGGCCAGGCGCGTGGCCTGGGTGCCGCCATAGTGTGCCCAGCTGCCCAAGGTGATCAAATGCGCCATGGCCACCTGATGGCCCAATTGGGCCCGATTCAGGTAGGACAGAAAGTTCAGCGTGCGGGCCTGCACCAAGGCACCGCTGTAGGCTGCCGCGTCCAGGCCATGCACCATGCGCGCTTTGGCCGCCACGACCTGGCCGCCCGCGAAATAGCGCAACCAGGCTAGGGCCAGCAAAGCGGCCAGCAACATGCCCAGCACCAATACCTGGCCGCGCTGCGTTGGATGGGCAAGCATCTTCACTGCCCTGTGGCCGCATTGCCGGTAAAGGACTTCAGGGTTTTGGCCGCCGTCTGAGCCGCAGCAGATTCAGCGGCGGTCTGTGCCATGCGGGATTGCTCGGTGCCGTCTTCGCCGGCGATCTCACGCGCCATGGCGGCGGTCTGGGAGCGTATGACCTGGCCCAGCAACTGATAGACGGCGATGGCCGCCACCGCGACCAGGGCAACCACAATAATATATTCGACCATGGCCTGGCCACGCTGGCCGATGGTACGCCCCCTGGGCCGACAAAATCCTAATAGACCCGCCTGACAATATCGGAAGCGGCGGCTGGCGCGGATGCGGGGGGCTGGCATCTGTTTGCCCGTCAGATGAAACAAGGAATAGCGTAAAGACATGGTCGGCTCCAGAGGTGAAGAATACGAGCCCAGTGTGCCGTTCCTTGTTGCCCCCGCCTATTCGCACTTTCCGTGTTGGACGAAAAAGGCCCGACACCTTGCGGTGCGGGCCTTTTTCAGGTGAGTCCAGTGTTGGGTCAATCGATGCGCACGCGCAAAGCCCCCAGCCCCTGGATTTCACCCACCAATTGATCGCCCGCCACGACCGCCCCGACCCCTGCGGGGGTGCCGGTGAACAGCAGATCGCCTGGGTGCAGTTCAAACAGTGTGGACAGATACGCGACTGCCTCGGGGACCGACCAGATCATGTCCGAAAGATCGCCGGTCTGACGCGTCTGACCATTGACCGACAGCTGAATAGTCCCGGCAGTCAGCACGCCAGTGTCGGACACCGGATGCAGAGGGCCTATGGGCGCACTGTGATCAAAGCCTTTGGCCGTATCCCATGGGCGGCCAGCCTGCTTGGCCTGCGCCTGGAGATCCCGGCGCGTCATGTCCAGGCCAATCGCATAGCCCCACACAGCCTGTGCCGCCTGAGCCTCAGTCAGGTTGCGTCCACCGGCAGCCAAGGCCACCACGAGTTCGATCTCGTGGTGCAAGTCCTGGGTGGCAGGCGGATAAGGCAGCACCCCCTGGGCGTCCTGCGCCACATTCAGAATAGCATCGGCAGGCTTGCTGAAGAAAAAAGGCAGTTCGCGGCCAGTGCCGCCCATTTCGCGGGAATGCTCGGCGTAGTTGCGCCCCACGCAGTAGACGCGCCGTACCGGAAAGCGGGCGGTCGTGCCCTGCACAGCCAGAGAAGCGGCGGACGGCCATGGAATGACGGATTCCTGCATGGTGATCAGACCTCCTGGCCCTCGTAGCGCGCAACGGACGAACGGATTTCGTGCTTGGCCGCGTCCAGGTCGGACCAGCCTTGTACCTTGACCCACTTGCCTTTTTCAAGGTCTTTATAGTGCTCGAAGAAGTGCTGAATACGCTGGAGTTCTTCGACGGGCAGATCGTCTGTGGACTGGATGTGACGATACGGCGGGTAGAGCTTGTCGACCGGGCGGGCCAGGAGCTTGGCATCCTTGCCCGCTTCGTCTTCCATATTCATCACACCCAAGGCGCGGCAGCGGATGACCGCGCCGACCTGAATCGGAAATGGAGCAATGACCAACACATCCACCGGATCACCGTCTTCGGAGAGGGTTTGAGGGATATAGCCGTAGTTGCAGGGATAATGCATGGCGGTCAGCATGAAGCGGTCAACAAATACAGCCCCGCTTTCTTTGTCGACTTCGTATTTGACAGGGTCGGCATTCATCGGGATTTCGATGACCACATTGAATTCTTCTGGCAGCTTATCGCCAGCGGGGACACGATCGAGGCTCATGAGATTCCTTAGGAGAGTGAGTCTGAAAAAATTATTTTCTGGGGCTGCCGTCTGAGGTGATCGACATGTCGACGCCTGGAATGGGGGCGGTATCGAAGTACTCGTCTTCGGGGGCGGCATGAGCTGCCGACGACGTATCGGCGACAGGTGACGAGCGGACAGCCAGCGGCTGGGTGATCTCGTCGGAGTCCTGCAGATAGGCGCCACTGGCTGCGATCGGCGCAGCGCCGGACACCATGGAAGAGCCTTCCAGACCATCCGCGATAAACCGTGGATCACCCCGGGTATCGGCGGCTGGCAGGGGA belongs to Castellaniella sp. and includes:
- a CDS encoding fumarylacetoacetate hydrolase family protein gives rise to the protein MQESVIPWPSAASLAVQGTTARFPVRRVYCVGRNYAEHSREMGGTGRELPFFFSKPADAILNVAQDAQGVLPYPPATQDLHHEIELVVALAAGGRNLTEAQAAQAVWGYAIGLDMTRRDLQAQAKQAGRPWDTAKGFDHSAPIGPLHPVSDTGVLTAGTIQLSVNGQTRQTGDLSDMIWSVPEAVAYLSTLFELHPGDLLFTGTPAGVGAVVAGDQLVGEIQGLGALRVRID
- the ppa gene encoding inorganic diphosphatase, whose amino-acid sequence is MSLDRVPAGDKLPEEFNVVIEIPMNADPVKYEVDKESGAVFVDRFMLTAMHYPCNYGYIPQTLSEDGDPVDVLVIAPFPIQVGAVIRCRALGVMNMEDEAGKDAKLLARPVDKLYPPYRHIQSTDDLPVEELQRIQHFFEHYKDLEKGKWVKVQGWSDLDAAKHEIRSSVARYEGQEV